The window TAAACTTCAAAtcgaaaataaacaaaaataaaacataattaataaaattatcgataacaaaactaaaaaaacctaatttcttaattaaaaagcATACAAagcagatttaaaaatataattaaaattataaaaagaattaaaagttatcaattattttaaccAGTGGTTCAACCGATAACCGGATTCTGGGTTTTTTACGGgttttgttagttttttaaatattgtttctttttacaaaatccaaaccgaaTTTATTTTAGGTCACTGGGTACCAGTTCAACCGCAGATCCGGATCGAATTTCAAAACACTGACCACACATATTGTTCAACGCTTGCAGTGTGTATTTCTATGGGCACTTTAAATTgcaattttgttttatgaaacAGATTATAATTAAGATTATACACAAATATtgcaaagaaaaacacaaatataattacaaatagaaacacaaaaatgaaaattaaatttctaaaaaaaatgtaaaacaaaaatatacccgtacaaaaaatgtaaaacaaaaaatgtaaaacaaaaaaagtgtaaaaaaaatgtaaaattaaatttttacgAAACCCATTAAAATTGGGCCATGGACTTTGATTTGCATAACCCATTTTTAATTGCTATTCAAATTATTATGTGTAATATTATGTGTAATAATAATgtgattataattatataagaatataaataattccaattttatgaaaaacatttttttatttaatctatttatttaattactgttttattactaaacaaaattgtaacaatactttgttatttttttttaaaaaaaaatactgtttGAATTGAAAATAAAGTACCATATTAATGTGTTAAAAGGCTAGGGTacaaatatatagtttaaaaatataataaattcaatacaattatcaaaatactttaaaaaaaattacgcaAATATTATCacagataaaaacacaaatatgattacaaaaaatacatatatgatacAAAGAAAGACACAAGTACATACTTATGaaacttgatttatttaatatacttacaaaaattatctatttttcaaaattcatatcatacaaaatatgattatacaaacacacaaacatataaattatattagataaaaattttaaaaacaaaaaatatacccgccctctcgagggcgggtcaatatctagttatatttttaaatctgctTTGTATgctttttaattaagaaattaggtttttttagttttgttatcgataattttattaattatgttttatttttgtttattttcgaTTTGAAGTTTAGTTTTGTTATTCATAATAGACATacaaatatttatgaatatttaagttttgatattttttgttaGATGTCATAAATCTTAActtgttgtaattttttttaaataatctaaactatttttgatattttatatgtcaaatgaaaataaatatataaaaactaaaattaattatttactaaatgtttttaaacataCAATACATAGATatccaaattattattttatgttttataaaaaaaatagaatctcACTTTTTAAAAACAACAACATGACCTATTGATATAGTTATGGtttaactattttaatgcaattattaaaatttcttattaattatttaagagaaatattctataaaaaataacataaatatgactaaaaacacaaatataaaaattaaatttttaaaaaaatataaaacaaaaaatatatctgTCATTTAAGGACGGAGCAgaatctagtatatatttattttcataactaatattaaatatataataaaattaatttatttattaatctgTAGTTTACCTATGGTTGATCGGATGATCCGGTGACTTGGAAAGTGATCCGGTTCAGTTTCTGACGAAGTGGATTCCATGTATTTTGTGATTAAACTGAAtgttagattattttttttttgtcggcaattgcattaaaataaaaaatgggcAAAGATCTATAAAGTGCATTTGTTTATAAAGCCCATATCTCTACATCAAACAAAATAAGTCCAATAACCCAACTTTCAATTGCAAACGCAAAAGATAAAGATGAGTTAATAAAACAACAGGTATAGGACACGTGGAATGCCAAGAAGAAAGGTCGATGAGCATCCTTCGCCGGCTTTGTTCATCCACCGTTTTAGCATCACCGGTGACGATTTCCACTGTAATCGAAACATTATCAATTTCTAATCCACGGATACCATTAAGATCCTCTACGAACCACCGTAGAAGACCttaaacagataaattcagtCATCTTCACCTAGATTTGCTTCTCTTCTTCCGCGTCTAACTACATCTCAAATCGCCTTCACCATTGGACACTTTATCCCACTATCTATCTAAAATGGCCATGGCCATCCATGGAGGAGCTAACGCATCACTATCGCCGGATTGAAAAACTCTGCAAAAGAGCTTTTATTTGCATATTCAATTGGGATTCCAAGAATAGAATTGGGTTTCTGCAACTGGGTTCAATCCCGAAAAATTGTGTGTTCATCAAAAATCAATAATCTAACTTATTTTTGTAGGAAGAAACGTAACTGTTTTGGTTATAGGCAAAGAAAAAGTGGAAACTGTTTTTGGCATTGACAATATAACGTCGGTAGTATTTTATTATAaggtttttttaaataaagtaaATAGATGGTTGGACCCTATTTTTATTAATTggtcacactgctgttttaatagaatagattcatatattattaactttgtCATCTATAGTTTTTGCTTTATTCGGTACATATAAACAGACAATATGTTAtttggtcaaaaaaaaaacagacaacATGTTACAACAACCATAAACACGCTGTGAACTCCCAACTGTGCcaacttttatttaattataatccAATATGTATGCGAACATCATGCATTCATATGCTACTGATCATCTCACGCCACAACCGGGTAGGCTGCAAGTGTCGCGACACCTACAATTCAATAACGATCAACAAAAAGTAGAGCATCtgagaatctctctctctctagatctTTCTTTTACAGGTTATATCCAAAATAAGGTATATATAGGCTTTACTGATAATGGTTTTATGAAAAAGAACTTACCACACATGTTCTTTCCCATCTCGACCTTGAAGTAACCCTTTTCGCCCCAATCCTCTCCCCATGAGTTCTTTATAAGCCAATATGGGACACCATTTTCAATTCCATAACCAACCGCCAAAGCAAAATGCCTCAGGTCCTAAATggcacattaaaaaaaaaagagtaatctcatccatatcatttttttttttatcgaacTCTCATCCATATCATCTAAGCAAAGTTccaaaaatgtaataaaatatatgtatacagTAAGTAAATAGTTTGGGATGGGTATCCCAAAGTTAAATATAATACTTATACACGTACATTTATATTTGAATTGAAAACTTTATGGTGATATAACACGTACATTTATATTTGAATTGAAAACTTTATGGTGAGAACCACAAAGGGTTTAATATATATGGTGGCTTTACCTAAGATTAGGGTTAGAGTTTTCACGTTGTAATTCTCAGAGAGAAACACAAAGGATTTTGGAGTTTCATAGCTGAGTGAATTGGCAGACTTGATCAACAAGTGTTGAGTCAAGCAAGTTGGGTATGTTAGAAATCGATCCGTGTCGAGTTGTGTAATTCGGATCAAACAAGTCTGTAAGAGATTGTGTAAAAGATTTCTAATAAAAAATACACGAGTTCTTGGaattgctctgataccaattataAAATTGAGATATAGCGAAAACACAAGGCACAAAGTAATTCCAAGATCACTTTAGGTGGATTATCGGTTGTTACCCTTGATGATATTCAAATTCAAATAGGCAAAGGCAAACATGTTTCCGcataaaactttttattttaatgtaaataatgGTAGCATAGTAAAAGGAGAGTTTGGGACATGACGTAAACATGTTTGTGATAGGTTTGGACTCCTGCGGAAGCCTAAATTTCCATTGTTTGACCAAGATGAATTATAATGCTTTCATTTAGGAAACATGCATGCATGGAGCCGTCGTATTACTCGTAGATACTAGTCTCCTATGGAATTAGTTGGGTATTGGCTCAGACAACACTGGATTACcaaaagaataattattttatttaactttgtGACACAAGAGTAACTAGAACCACTTCACTGTTCAAAACCTGTGAAGAAGTATTTCAAGTAAACCCAATTTAATTTATAGCCCACGGATATTATTGGGCCTTAGCCCATAACTTCTTTagtttatatatgaaaaataaaatcaaagatGTTTTATTCCCTTTCTTTTGAAAAAGCTCCATCGTCAAATCGTTTCGACGGCGCCTCAGAGACTTATCCTTAAAACCCTAATCTTAATAAGCCGGCGAATCTGAACTTTCTTTCAAGACTAAAACAATGGCGGGAGCTAACAGTGGAACAAGGCGACAAAAGCCGAACATACTGATCACGGGAACTCCCGGTACCGGTAAATCGACGACTGCTTCTGCTCTGGCCGAAGCCACGAGCTTCAAGCATATCTGCGTCGGAGATCTCGTCAAAGACAAGAACTTGCACGACGGCTGGGACGATCAGTTCGAGTCCCACGTCATCAACGAAGACTTGGTGAGTGATTAATCGAATCGTGATGTAACTTTGGAATCTTTAGAGTCTTTTATTAGCTGTGTAATTGTTGTGTTTTGAATTTTGGTTTCAGGTGGTTGATGAGCTTGAAGATGTAATGGAAGGAGGAGGGAACATTGTGGACTACCACGGCTGTGACTTCTTCCCTGAGCGGTGGTTTGATCTTGTTGTGGTGCTTCAGACTGAGAACTCCATCTTGTATGACCGTTTAACGAGGAGGGGCTACTCGGGGACCAAGCTTAGTAACAACATTGAATGCGAGATCTTCCAAGTCATGCTTGAAGAAGCAAGTGATAGTTACGAAGAGGAGATTGTCACCGCgatgcagagtgacaccatcGAAGATATCGATGACAATGTGGCGAGTTTGACGGAATGGATTCAATCATGGAGGCCCTGAGTAATCATTATATCATTATGCATGTTTAATGGTGttataaagttttgattttggtaCTTGCTTTTATATGGATTCTGTTAGTTGCAATTTATAAGCGCAATTCAGCTGTTGAGAGACTAGCTTATGTATGTTCCTTTTGATTCTTAATAAGataaaaagttttcattttttcctaCTGTGAGAAGTTATCTAAATCTGAATCATACTCAACCTTTGTGGTATTATTAGTTAGTAGTGTGTAATTCAATTTTAATCACATCCGGAACTCGAGTAAAACTGCGAGATAAGGTAAAGATTAAActtcgaccaaaaaaaaaaaaaaaaaaaaaaggtaaagatTAAACTTGAAGAGAAAGTCTCTCTTACTTAAACGAGTTTGATGTGTCTAGTGGTTATTATAAGATTTGCAGCTCTGATGCTATATTGTTAGCAATTGGGAGAATATTTTGTCAAAGTTTGTACCTTTTGGCTTGATATGGCGTGCCTACAAGCTGTTCGACAAAATGACTCAACGAGAACAACTGGAGAAGAGAAAGTAAAGTACTATTAACTGacctttgtttttgtttggttgttCAGGTGAAACAATGCTGGCCAAGACATATCTTACGAGACATCCCCTTGTTTTGAGGTGCTTCTCATCAGCTACTTCAAAGACGCTTAAGGTGGGAGATGTTTTGAGAGAAGCAAGAGTGTTCTCAAGTGAAGATGTTAAGGGCTATGCTGAGGTGAGCCATGATTGGATTTGGAACCCACTGATCAAGACTCTGCTCGTAAAGCCGGATTCGAGAATCCTCTTGTCCATGGGATGCTTGTGTCTTCTATGTTTCCTCATATCATCTCTTCCCATTTCGTAAGTTCTCTAGCTTTAGTTTGCATTTATCCATCTTATACATGTCCTAATAAACACATTTGGAGAAACATGATTTGAGTCATTTTGGTCTTGTTGCAGCCTGGAGCAGTATACGTATCTCAAACTCTGCATCGAGAAAGTAGCCAAAAACTGATACTGGTTACATTGTATTTTGtctaaaaaattaagaaaggtATTAAACTTTTCACCTTCCATCTCCGTATGTGATTGTGTGACTAACAAACATGGAGTTATGAGGCGAAGGAAGAGAGGCTGATGGTGATAAAGAGCTTCTTGAAGTGAAGGCTGCTTCCAGCAAAACCGTCATATCAATACCCTCTTCAGAGTATTCAAGTCCCATTCTTATATCTATAGCATCAAGCAGATAATCACTTCTACAGCAATCACAAACCCATTTGATCAAATGCATTTTCTCAGCTGGAATCTTGTGATCTAGCGGTCTCCTTCCACAGGTTACTTCAAGCATGAAAGCACCAAACGCATAAACATTGGTTCTTGTGGAAGTTCCCACTGTTGTTAGCTCAGGTGCCATGTGACCCATTGTTCCTATAGCAGCCGTTGCGGGTAAGCTATCTCCGTAATCTTCAAACCTAGCCATTCCAAAATCTCCTAACCGTCCATTGAAATCTAACATGACATTAGAAGCTTTTTTATCGCGGTGTAACACAACCTGGTTAGCTCCTGTGTGCAGGTAGCTAAGAGCAGAGGCGATATCCTTCAGAATCACAAACCTCTGTGGCCATGAGAGAGGTGGGTTTCCTCTGTGGAACAAGTACCGGTCAAGACTTCTTCAGTGACCAGAAGAAGCTCTCCTTTCCTTCTGTAGTATCCAAGAAGAGGAACCAAGTTTCTGTGCTTTAGACTTCCCATAGTCATTACTTCAGGAAAATAATGAATTCCCCTGTCCCGTATAAATTTTTATACTAGATTTTATTAATCTATTAATCTACTGTCTAACAGCCGTCGATTCAATAACCTAATGGTTTGAAGAAATGATGTGAAGGTGGTCTGATTCACTGTTCGGGTCAGTAAAGTTTGTTAGCACCAGCCACCAGGAATACAAATAATTTCGAACCTATATTCACATCATTTACAAATAACGAAACTTTACTAACCCGAACAGTAAAGCATGTGAATGCATGATATGTTTGCATATTTACGAAGATATTTCATTCTAAATGATTTATATTGATAGATTTAACATGCACGCATATATATTTTTCCTTTATTCGGAACGTATGAACCAGACCATATGTTACAACAAGCATAAACACAACAATGTGCACTCCCAAGTCCCAAGTGCCAACTTTCAAGTAATGtcttaatcaaataaatatgctaacatatcatgcatccACATGCTGATCATCTTAGGCCACAACCGGGTACAATGGCATTGATGTAATACCTGCAATTAAACAACGAATCAGCAAAAGACAGACCATCTGAGAATCTCTCTCCCTGAATCGTTCTTTTACCGGTTATATCcaaaataagatatatatatgtggCTTTAACTCATAATGGTTTTATGGTTTCTTGAAAAATAACTTACCGCACATGTTAATTCCCCTCCGCAACTTGAAGTAGCCACCATCGCCCCACTGTTCTCCCCATGAGTTCTTTATAATCCAATACTCCATACTCCCA of the Brassica rapa cultivar Chiifu-401-42 chromosome A03, CAAS_Brap_v3.01, whole genome shotgun sequence genome contains:
- the LOC103856565 gene encoding adenylate kinase isoenzyme 6 homolog — translated: MAGANSGTRRQKPNILITGTPGTGKSTTASALAEATSFKHICVGDLVKDKNLHDGWDDQFESHVINEDLVVDELEDVMEGGGNIVDYHGCDFFPERWFDLVVVLQTENSILYDRLTRRGYSGTKLSNNIECEIFQVMLEEASDSYEEEIVTAMQSDTIEDIDDNVASLTEWIQSWRP
- the LOC103856570 gene encoding LOW QUALITY PROTEIN: (R)-specific enoyl-CoA hydratase (The sequence of the model RefSeq protein was modified relative to this genomic sequence to represent the inferred CDS: inserted 1 base in 1 codon), with product MLAKTYLTRHPLVLRCFSSATSKTLKVGDVLREARVFSSEDVKGYAEVSHDWIWNPXDQDSARKAGFENPLVHGMLVSSMFPHIISSHFPGAVYVSQTLHRESSQKLILVTLYFV
- the LOC117132458 gene encoding putative L-type lectin-domain containing receptor kinase I.11, coding for MARFEDYGDSLPATAAIGTMGHMAPELTTVGTSTRTNVYAFGAFMLEVTCGRRPLDHKIPAEKMHLIKWVCDCCRSDYLLDAIDIRMGLEYSEEGIDMTVLLEAAFTSRSSLSPSASLPSPHNSMFVSHTITYGDGR